The sequence below is a genomic window from Pleuronectes platessa chromosome 13, fPlePla1.1, whole genome shotgun sequence.
GTAGAGCGGCCTGAACGAGTCGATGAAGCCGACGTCGGCCGTGAGGTTGGGGAGGAACCAGAAGTGGTGGCGCCCGCCGGTCACCACCCAAATGAGCAGGAAGAGGATACAGCGGGCTGACGGGAGAAGAAACAACCAGTGAGATTAAGAGCAATCGAAAGATATGAACAGAAATCTCTATTGTACGTTGTATCTCCATCTTAGTTTGgtctacttgtttttttttatttgtttgtttgtaaatttttttctattattttcctttttgttgtgtttcttggaCTTCATTGTGATACCTTGTATAAATCCTGTTTTCTTAGATAAAGCCCTTTGAAATGCTCTTCTGTTTAAATGGTGCTGAACAGGAAAGGCTTCACAACAACATATTGCAATCGATAACACAAAACTAAGTGTACAGGTGTGAAAACTTTCATTTAtgcattaaagtttggttatTGTTGTACTGGAGGGGCTACTTTTTCCTAGACTGTTTAGTTTTAGTAATGAtccattttgttgttttggtttttaatttaattgcaGCAGATTTTCAACAATActtgagcaaaaaaaacaacaacttggtACTCACCAACAGCTAGAAGCAGAATACTGGCCACGAAGCAGCCTGCTGCAACACTGAGATAGTAAACTCCTACCCGCATCTCTGCTGGCCACAGAGGGAACAGCGTGGCCGCGATCACTGCAataactgaaacacacaacacacagacagtgcGACTTTACACACAGCTGCAGTCGGTCACAGACGAGCCTCCAGTCACTTCTCTCTCAGAAGAACGTGGATGATTCACAACTGCGACTCACCGAGAATCAGTCCCATGGCGAACGTCTTGAAATGGACGGGATCATAAATCCACACGAAAACCTAAACAAATAGACATGTTGTGTGTTCTTGTTGCTTTTCGAGAACTACAAACTCGTCTGTGACACATTCTCTGGGCCCACTCATAAATACCTCATTTCCATCCAGAAACAGCTGATCATCATGCGGCTCCAGTTTAAACTTCTTCTTcgcttcttttttcttcttgggGCTTCCAGGACTGTCATCCTGTCGATTCAAATGCACGTTGTGGCTTCACTTAATGCTCACAGAACAGTTTTAAATGAGAAGCAGcattttaaattgttatatgttgatcaaaaaaaaaaacatacagatATCTTGATAATTTTCCACTTATGCAATGTTTGCCTGAAGCGgagtttttatcaaatttaatatttaaatcagtttGTTTAGACAGGTTTATCTTCTACCAGAGGAAGTAAGTGCTGGGTAACGTACGCTCTTGTCTTTCTTGGTTTCAACAGCTTCAggctctttcttcttctctttctccttcttcccttttttctcctcctctttgctgcTGTCGCCCTTGGccctgtctttctctttctccttctctttctccttctctttctccttctccttctccttcttcaacTCTTTCTCAGGTTTTTTCTTCATCACCTTGAGGGCTCGGTGGAAGAATTGCTTCTTCAGGAGTctacagaggaagaggacaacGCATTGTTAAGGGCAACAAACATTAATGTGATTATGGGATTATGATCAATAATTGTCTGTTGAACTCAGCagcgtgttggtgtgtgtgtgtgtgtgtgtgtcacagccgACCTGTTGCAGTACTCCACCACAGACTCTCTGGTGGTGAACAGTGCGTCCTCTCCCTTCTTTGCTTTGGCCCATTTGGAGTCCAGCAGACAGTCCACTGCCTTGGAGGCTGAACGTGAGGACATGAAAAACATCCAGAGATAAAACATACAGTTGGACTTTCCCTGAAAGTGTCACGTGCCCATTATCCTGTAAACTGTTTATTTCAACGGGGCCCATAAGTCGTACGGctggacaataaaacaaaatgtcttcaacatATAACCAGTCATTGCTTAGTCATTGTGCAACCACATATCGCTTGTCATTCTCTGTCAGTAAAGAAGTGTTAAGAACCACAACCTCACAATAATAACTGGTGAGGTGAGTAGTTACTAACACAACCCACTGTGACAGAGCGACACTGACATTAtcccagttgtgtttgtgttcacatgaaTTTCAGTCCAGCCTTCACTTCTTCTTTGTCCGTTTCTTTTTCTCTACCGACTCCTGAGGGAAATCTTCGGCTCTTCAGCTGCTCAACGCTCCACAAGGTTCACCAGCGAGTcgccaactgtgtgtgtctcctgtctgGAGCTGAGCAGCCTGCAGTGGGTTGTAGAGCTGTTTCTGTCAGCTACACACTTAAATGAGACTCACTATAAAGACCCATGAAGGGCGAAGGATAGATTTCAGGTGATAATTCATCACTATGACAGACGCCTTTCTCATTAATccattattttcacattttcctttaattcaGTGTTATTATGAAGGCAACACTGCTTTAAGTGGCTCCACTCATCCCTGTAGTTGACAGAAGGGAGAGTGATGGCTACCTGCTGTAGAAACACAGCAGCCCTCAGCTaaagtgatggtgatgatgaagagtaGCTAACACCGGTTTCCTTTACTCTGACAAAATCTAACCCAAGTGAATCTGTGAAGAcgtcagtctgtgtgtttgacaacAAGCTGCTTCTGACTGATGTCTCCTGCTTCACActtcacactccccccccccaaacactgACCAATGAAGTAGTTGACCCGGTGACccatcatgttcgtggacttgGTGGGGCAGTTGAAGCGAAGATACTTGGCCACCGCCTTCTCATCCTTGGTGGGCTCGCTCACCTCCTGCAGGgccagacaaaaacacacagcttAACACAcagcttaacacacacacacacacacacacacacagaagcaaaaACGCAATCTGCTAGATTCTGGCACTGAACAAACGATAACACGTCTTTTTAAAAGATTCATTTATCGCCAAAGAAAGAACCACATTGGTCTAGAAGCGAGGATTCCAATGAAAGCAAATGTTCTAGTCTGGATAAGTAAATGCAGACACCGAGGTAGAGGTTTTTTTCTCATCCGTTTCAAATCGTTTCAGAGTggccacctcctctctcctcacaatGTTTGCACTGTGTGTGCTCCTGCCAGCAGCACTGAACCACATGCCAGCACCGAGGGGAGCGGGAGCGGCGGCACAGGGAGAGTCAGTCCTGCCGCAGCCATTCCAGCTGGTGCCGACCCGCAGCACGAGGGAGACCAGTCCATcaaacaggcctttgtttaaaGGAAGCAGGTATCAGTCACACGGCTGTTACATGAGCCTCCTCCAAGGAAAGCCCCCCCCTGTCTGTACCATCTACCTGGCTATGAGGGGGGGCTGGTTTCTGTACGTGTTAAGTCAAGTCACAGACATGGCATGTAAAAAGCTGATTGCCAGTACACCGCACCAAGTCTACAGATGAAGGCCGTCTCAAATCTCCACTGAGTTAAAGCACAAGATGAATGGAACATGAATCATCATTGGTGACTGTCTGAAGAATTGAGAAGGCCTTCATCTAAATGAAGACTGGTGTTTTCGAGAAGCCTCAGTCATTGCATTGGACTCATAAAGGAGATAACAGCCTGTACTGTTATGTAACTGGACCACACTGGGTTGGATGGTGTATGAGGAGCACATACCTGAAGCTGATGTCTTACACAGCAGCCCTGCACTAAATCCTCCAAATGCTTATAAATCAacattacaactttatttttagAGGCTTTTTACTAATAGTCAAGTTTAATATCTTCATGGAGGAACACATATTTGTTATCAGGTGCTTCTTATTGAGGTGAGTAGCTACAACTGAAGTCATAACCCAATTGTAACGATTGGATCCTGCGATGacgattaaaacaaaatgtcaacAGTACAGAGCGCCTGCGTCACGACAGGGGACAATCTATCTGATGTGGGGTGATGATGTCAGTCAGGGACAAGTGTCTTCTGCTCCTGAATGAGATACAAGTggactgtgtgcgtgtgtgtgtgtgtgtaatacagCTGCACCTCAACAACACGATTATCTGTTACACGTCAGCCACAGCAGGCGAATGTTTAATGTCCTCTTGCCCTAACTAGTGAGACACATGTAGGAGGAGGGACTTCGTTCGGTAGGACACAAGGAAGTCACTGATGTGAACGAGGTGTCAGATTATTAGGGACACCTCCACATAAAAGTTGAGTGAACCTGTAGCTGTTGCTTTGCGCAGGGAGACGATGATCCGCTGCGTGTGGCACTCGACATGTGATACGACATGTCCACTACGTGATTAAAACACCGCACAGATCGCCTCGCGTTATGTAAACACGTCCCGGTTGAGCTGACGCAGCTTAGCCAGCAAACCTCTCCAGCCACTTGAGTTACAGTGAACAAGGTTCGATTCCCACACACAGCTGGGTGGAAAGTACACTGATGTTATCCCCGTGGGTGGTTCAGCGGGTTGGGGGCTGCGGGTGGCGGAGACAGCTACGAGCCCGGAAATGTTTCCTCCGAGCAGAAAACGATGCTATTTGTTTTCGCTAGCCTGCTAATGCTAGCTACCTTTAGCCATCAGTTGGCTCCCTCCGCCGCCTGTTACCGGCTCCTCTCGGGGATGTGGCCGGTAACAGCGCTCCGGTAACGGGTCGCTTATCTGCGCCACGTCACTACCTGTGGTTCCTCCGCTGACACGGGCGCTCATTtcaacagaggagggagagatgttACCTGGATCCGCTTCTTGTGTCTCCTGCGCTCCGCCATGATCCTCACTGCTCCTCCGACGTGCGCGACGCGGGGCACGCGCATAGACTGTATGGTATCGCGAGAGTTGGAGACTAACGGTAAAAAACggttaataatagtaataataataataataataaacagcaacaacaacaacacagccatgcatgaaatagcaaagggaattaataCAGGTCATTTTGACTCCTGTTGTGCATTAGACGGGGTTTGCATAGTTTGTTTATCAAGGGCTTAACCTATTCAGAGTATATCACCTGAACAAGTAAACTCAACAGTGCAGTAAATTGAGGAAAAGACCATAATGGCACACGAGTTGGATACAGCTGATATATGTTCCGCTGTACCTTGCAGAAGTCAGGGCAAATGAGAATGAAGAGAAGAGCAAACAAGAACtgcagaagaggaaagaaagtcTCATCATCTACGATGACCATCAGGAGCCCACTGAGGAAGTGGTGACtatgaatgaatgagaaaaAGGTGGCAGATGACTCTGTAATTCTAGAGGCAAGTTAGCGGGAATCAGAACTTAGCAGTGTTGGGCaatgttgtgcaagttcactactctcatgaactagttcaaagttcagttcatacaagtaaacatgaatagttcacgttcatagttcaccatttaaattctgaactagttcctatttcagttcagttcatagttttaaggtggacagtgagaatgaaagacttaacttgttaaagaaaaccttatccatcactaccccttgcctttactgtcggaataaAATATCAACATATCAAATGCGTCAAGGTAAattcagttattttatttagtaaTATAATTAGACCGTTCCTTTAAAGCCCACATGAGTCAATCCTTAAAATTTCTGGGAAACAAGAACATCTTCAAGAGTTAATTGTCATATGGACAACGATAACATTAAGCACTCGCTTGCAATGAAATCTTTCAGCGATCCCTGAATAAGCTATTGAATTAAATTCATCGTAATAGTTTATAAATGATTACTAGAGGGAAGATTCAAATCAAGATGATAAAGTTTTACTCAGGTGCCCcattgtgtttgttatgacaGCCTAATCACCTAAGCCTCTCGCAGCtcataataaaaacatgagtAAAAACATCTCTTTGACTGACATGAGTTACAATCAAACCTTAAATCCTTGCAATTTAAAAAGTTAGCCCCTTTTTCTCAATGGAAATGTTTGCTCCGGTTATTTTCTTTGTATGATTTAATAGTTGATTAAAGTTGATGGTTTATCAGGCTCTACTTGAAAAAAGGTTGATATATTTAAAGAGGGTAATTtggtaaatataaaaacataaatcttcACTTAAAGTAAATTGTCGGTGCCATGAAAGGAAGATAGTACTGCAGATTCCTATGtagaaaaacactttatttacaatccaacaaacacaaacgaTATCACAAAAGATATCAAAACCCAAAACTTTTTAACATATCATTCTTTTGATTATAAAACCATTCCCTTGTGATTTCTTTTGTCTTACTGCTGGTCTACTGGAGAAATGACAATTAGAGTTTGAGACTACAATCAGACGTTTGGAGACTAAGGCCTGTAacgaaagaagaaaaaatataaaataactgaTTGAACCTTCTCAGTGTCTCATAAAGCAAAGTCCAGACCTCTCCACTGTTGTTTTTAGAAATATATATGCAttaatatgtaaaataaaaaatatttagcaGACACCTGGGCCTAGTATGAAGCTGTGTATGAAAACCCCTGGTagcaaacagtaaaaaaaagcatCTTCAATTCAGGTAATCATCATAGAAACAAAACCACCACAGAGGCAGTAGCAGTCCATCAGCTTGTGTCGTGCTGTAGGTGCAGACCTGGTTCACACGCCTCCTCACTCCACATCAGTGCTGGTCACACCGTCTCGCTGCTGGCACACGGAGGGGAGTTGTTTTCTGTCTCGTGAAGGTGCTCTGTGGATTTGAGGACATCAGGGTCTCTTGGACTCGCCACCATCTCCTCACTGTTGCAATTAACAGGCGAGCCGATTTCGGAGGAGCGGTCCCCGGGCTTCTCCGGGGTGGCGTGCAGGGGGGCGGTG
It includes:
- the sec62 gene encoding translocation protein SEC62, with the protein product MRVPRVAHVGGAVRIMAERRRHKKRIQEVSEPTKDEKAVAKYLRFNCPTKSTNMMGHRVNYFIASKAVDCLLDSKWAKAKKGEDALFTTRESVVEYCNRLLKKQFFHRALKVMKKKPEKELKKEKEKEKEKEKEKEKEKDRAKGDSSKEEEKKGKKEKEKKKEPEAVETKKDKSDDSPGSPKKKKEAKKKFKLEPHDDQLFLDGNEVFVWIYDPVHFKTFAMGLILVIAVIAATLFPLWPAEMRVGVYYLSVAAGCFVASILLLAVARCILFLLIWVVTGGRHHFWFLPNLTADVGFIDSFRPLYTHEYKGPRAAKKASDKTDEKDEDASTKAQKSDSDEKSDSEKKDCDDEEEEEEEESKETGQEESQEAEGEGTGVEERHSDTDSDRREDEGSQHSNGNDFEMITREELEQHTEEEEEEEEEEEEEEKEKEEEKEEETQQTKEDDGSETKTQTAET